A window of the Thermithiobacillus tepidarius DSM 3134 genome harbors these coding sequences:
- a CDS encoding phosphate-starvation-inducible PsiE family protein, whose protein sequence is MSRFPDPMAALNALTIRSMVWLNGFAHLIIGLALAVTVLMFTWLFFDDVYEALRSHNLVHGFLHALGTLMVLWIVSALITSEIRYLRGGKLEVTTFIEVAMVVVLRRFIVMPVQEVVPSIKEVALWIGAAVLLGLMYLLVRWGQRMSGPEEVMPVAGDE, encoded by the coding sequence ATGAGTCGCTTCCCCGATCCCATGGCGGCCCTCAATGCGCTCACCATCCGCTCGATGGTGTGGCTGAACGGCTTTGCCCACCTCATCATCGGCCTGGCCCTGGCGGTCACGGTGCTGATGTTCACCTGGCTTTTCTTCGACGACGTCTACGAGGCGCTGCGCTCGCATAACCTGGTGCACGGCTTCCTGCACGCCCTCGGCACTCTCATGGTGCTGTGGATCGTCAGCGCGCTGATCACCTCGGAGATCCGCTATCTGCGCGGCGGCAAGCTGGAAGTGACCACTTTCATCGAGGTGGCCATGGTGGTGGTGCTGCGCCGCTTCATCGTCATGCCGGTGCAGGAGGTGGTGCCCTCGATCAAGGAAGTGGCCCTGTGGATCGGCGCGGCGGTGCTGCTCGGGCTGATGTATCTGCTGGTGCGCTGGGGACAGCGCATGAGCGGGCCGGAGGAGGTGATGCCGGTGGCGGGGGATGAGTAA
- a CDS encoding winged helix-turn-helix transcriptional regulator, with amino-acid sequence MPKEGEYCAVDVTLRVVGGRWKVLILQELFTGTKRFSELRRAIHGITQKMLTQQLREMEEHGIVNRQVYPEVPPRVEYSLTPLGESLWPILMAMHDWGMRQLEAVGQPAASPSPAACGPVPLPAGGVRGAQ; translated from the coding sequence ATGCCTAAGGAAGGAGAGTACTGCGCCGTCGACGTCACCCTGCGGGTGGTCGGCGGGCGCTGGAAGGTGCTGATCCTGCAGGAGCTCTTCACCGGGACCAAGCGCTTTTCCGAATTGCGCCGCGCCATTCATGGCATCACCCAGAAGATGCTCACCCAGCAGCTGCGGGAGATGGAGGAGCACGGCATCGTGAACCGTCAGGTCTACCCCGAGGTGCCGCCCCGGGTCGAATACTCGCTCACGCCCCTGGGCGAGAGCCTGTGGCCGATCCTCATGGCCATGCATGACTGGGGCATGCGGCAATTGGAGGCGGTAGGACAGCCGGCCGCCTCTCCCTCCCCCGCCGCCTGCGGTCCGGTGCCGCTGCCGGCTGGCGGGGTGCGCGGCGCCCAGTGA